The following is a genomic window from Desulfovibrio sp. TomC.
CATGGCCTTTCCCAAAGTTCATGGGGCTATTGGCGGAAGCGTTTGGCGAGATCGGCCGACGAAGAGGCAGCGCCTTGCTTCGCAATCGTCCCTGTGCCGCTGTCCGCGTCGCCCCAGGCGAACATGGCAACCGCGCCTGAACCGATGCTGGTGCACGTGGGCAACGCCTTTCACATCGAGATCAGAGGCGACTTCGCCGCGCCGGTGCTGGAAAAGCTTGTCCGCACGCTGGTGCGGCTATGATGCTGCCGGCAAACGACGTTCGGGTTTACTTGGCCCTGGGGG
Proteins encoded in this region:
- the tnpA gene encoding IS66 family insertion sequence element accessory protein TnpA, which codes for MATSATEHRSEKAAYWAGYFESWRGSGLSQGAYCRRHGLSQSSWGYWRKRLARSADEEAAPCFAIVPVPLSASPQANMATAPEPMLVHVGNAFHIEIRGDFAAPVLEKLVRTLVRL